DNA from Lentilitoribacter sp. Alg239-R112:
CAGCGCCCTATTACAGCTGTCATTGATGTTATTAACCATCGCGCGGGTCAGCTAATTGCTCTGATGTTGGTGCCCTTAATCGCTATTGTGGTCTGGGAGGTGTTCTCTCGTAATGGTGACTCAATTTTGACGAATGCTGGCTTGGGCTGGATATCTGATGCCCTTGGCTTGGGACCCACATTGATCGCTTATGACATGAGTCGAATGATCGCGGGTGTCCTTTGGATGGCAGGGGCTGGCTATGGCCTAATGCGCGGCGTACATATCCGCGCTGATTTTCTTTATCGGAATTGGTCGGACAAAACTCAGGCCACAGTCGATGCTTCCCTGTATTTGCTGTTCTTTATTCCTTCCATGATTTTCTTTACATGGGTGGCGTCTGAATTTTGGTGGAAAGCCTTCATTAACGGAGAAACAAACCAAGTGGATAGTGCATGGGGCCCTCTATTGTGGCCTGCGCGTATAGCAATGCCAATTGGTGGTGCACTATTGCTGTTGCAGGGTTTGCCTGAGATCTTCCGAGCATTCCACAAAATGGGAAAAGAGCGAGAGCGCATCTTTGTAAGACTATTGCCAATTTATCTCATCGGTTTAGTTTGGCTCGTGCTCGCAGTGTTTGAACCACAAATGGTACCTGGTGGTGAATGGTTCGAGGCTTTAACAAAAGCCAAATCGTCTCTGGATAAGCCTATCATCGGTCTCATCATGCTTGCAGCAATGTTGTTCGTGATCTTCATCGGCTTCCCAATCGCGTTTACCCTTGTCTTCTTGGCATTTGTGTTCGGGATCTGGGGTGATAGCTTCTTGAAAACAACATTTATTTTCACTCTCCAAACTAACTCTTCAATGCTAAACGATCAACTTATGGCGGTGCCATTGTTCGTGCTGATGGGGATCGTAATGGAAAGTGCCGGCCTGATGGAGCGACTATTCTCGTCCATCCAAATGATCATGTCGCGCGTGCGTGGTGCATTGTTCATTGCCGTGTTGATTGTGTCTACGATCTTTGCGGCAGCGACGGGTATTGTTGGTGCATCTGTGACCATGCTTGGTATTATGGCGGGCGCCACGATGAGCCGTGCCGGCTATGATGTGAAACTGGCTGCAGGGACCATTACAGCGGGCGGAACCTTGGGTATTCTGATTCCACCGTCGATCATGCTAATCGTGCTGGGGCCAGTGCTTGAGGTATCCACGCTTGATTTATTCCGGGCGGCGTTTGTTCCCGGTGCGATGCTCGCAGCCTTGTATCTGTTGTACACGCTTGGACGGTGCTGGCTGAACCCTAGTTTGGGGCCTATCCTTTCGGAAGAAGATCAGCCTGAAACGTCCAAATTCTATGGTGCAGAGGTTGCTTTAATCTGTCTGGGCGTTTTAACAATATGCAGGGTCTTTGGCCTTGGTATTGGCGGAACGTTTAGTGTGATCCCATTTGGTGGATTGCTTGCGCTGTTGATCGTGCTGGCGGTTGCTTATCAAGCCTATCGCAAATTACCTATACTGCGCATAGCTCTGCCTGTGGCGGTTCTGTTCCACCTATACATGGTCTTTGCGAACCGTGGTGATGATGGCAGCCTGTCCGTTATGTCAATTGTGATGGCCGCGTTCATTCTGCTGTTGGCTTTCTTGGGGCGTCATATTTATGGCCAAGAGGCGGAGGAAAAATTCTACTTTGCACCGCTATGGGATGAGTTCTTTGCAGGGCTGATGCCGCCAACGATCTTGATCTCGTTTGCGCTTGGTTCAATTCTACTTGGTTTTGCGACACCTGCAGAAGCTGCGGCAATGGGTGCCTTTGGAGCGATCCTGCTGTCCATCGGGTACCGAAAGTTCACCATCAAGGGCTTCTTTGATAGCATGATCAAAACACTGGAACTAACAGTGCTGATTATGTTCCTCGTGGCCGCATCCAACTTCTTTGGCGCACAGTTCAGTTCACTAGGTACACCGCAATTGTTGACTGATATATTGCTTGGCACGGATCTGTCGCCATACATTATGCTCTTGCTGGTGATGGCGCTGATCTTCTTGCTTGGCTGGCCACTGGAATGGGTTCCGATTGTTCTAATCGTTGTTCCAATCCTGTTACCTGTGGTTCAAGCGTTGGATCTGCATGGGCTAGATCGCTATGATCTGATGGTCTGGTTCGGCATCCTTGTGGCGGTTAACCTGCAAACAGCTTGGCTCAGTCCGCCTGTTGCTCTTTCGGCCTACTTCTTGAAGGGGGTTGTGCCGAACTGGGATCTTAAGGACATCTATCTTGGTATGATGCAGTTCATGCTAGTACAGCTGACCGGCCTGGTCCTGCTGTTGATCTTCCCTCAGTTGGTGCTTTGGCTGCCAGCTTGGATGAGCCAGTAGTATGCAACCATTATTAAGCGACATAGGTTCCATGTACTAAACACTTATCTGAGTCAGTCATTTCTTTATACTTGCTGACTCAGTTTTAAAGGAACCGACATATTAGGGCGCTCTGTTATCATCAAACAGAGCGCCCTTTTTGTATGTCGCATAGATTACCAGCACAAAAACCTCTGACCGTCAGAGGGATAATATATCTTACGAGTGTCTGGAAGGGTTAGTTTTGAAATGCCTTGTCGTAAGCTTCAAGAATATCTTTGCCACGTGCGGCAACTTCACCCGCAGATAATCCTGCCTGATAAAGCGCTGAACCAAGACCAAAGCCTGAGGCACCAGCCTTGACCCATTCCGCAAAGTTAGACGGACCTGCACCACCCACCGCATAAACAGGCACATGTTTCGGCAGTACTGCTTTTAGTGCGGAGAGACCTTCTGGCTTAAGTGCAAAACCGGGGAATAATTTCAAACCTGTTGCACCGTGACGAATGGCAGTAAACGCTTCTGTCGCAGTTGCGACACCGGGCCAACTTTCCATACCGTTTGCTATCGTTGCATCAATCACATCAGGGTTACAATCAGGTGAGACAATCAAAGTACCACCTGCTTTCTTTACGTTGAGAACATCATCGGCGCTTAACACAGTGCCTGCACCAATCATAATATCATCATCAAAGGCATTTGATAATATTTCAATACTTTTCAAAGCATTCGGTGAATTGAGTGGAACTTCAATCTTATTAAACCCGATTGCTACCAATTCTTGGCAGATTTCTAACACTTCATGATTTTCAACACCGCGCAAAATCGCGATCAAATTTCTTGACATTATTTTACCTTTGTAAGAGTTTCTCGTGCTTGAATTAGACCTTTAAGCGTGAGTTCGGTCACATTTATCTTTTCAAAATCATGACCAAGAATATGAAGAGCCTGACTGTAAAGCTCGCCTAACTTGCCAGCCCCTAATAAATAGAGCTTTCCTGACGGCATGTTCTTCATAATCGATACGATCTCAGAACCAATCAATAAGCCGGAAAGAAAAGCAGCTGTTTCAATTTGATTTGCTCCCTGCAAAACAGCACGAGCGCGTAAGGAAAAAATACTATTCAAAACCATATCTGGCGCATGAACAGCCCTTGCTATGCCTTTCGCAAATTCATCTGCATCGGCACTTTTTTTATCTGTCAGCGTTTTTAGGACAGAATGCTCACAGATCAGCGAATAAAGCTCACCAGTTAAAGCTGTCGTAAATTGTTCGACCATGCCCCGATTAAGACAAATCCATTTACTGTGCGTTCCTGGCATACATAGAATACCCGACACGTCTTCACGACCTGATATAAAACCTGCAATCTGAGTTTCTTCACCGCGCATAACATCGGGAGGGTCCATTTGGCTGAGACCAGATAGTATATTCACATCCAAACGTTGATCATGTGTCTTGGGTTGAACAATTTTACTTGCAACAGGATTGCAAGGGACTTGCACATAAGGTGCTTCTATCCACCCCTGCCGTGCGCCGACCATTCCACAAGCAACAATTTGCATTCTGGTACCTGAATGATCATCAAGCCAATCCGAAATTAACTCAAGCAATGCGGCTTCAAATTCGCAAGGTTCAAGTGAACTCATGCCTGTATCTGCTGTTTTTGCGTCGACCACCTGCCTGTATGACATCAGCCAAACACGTAAATTACTGGTACCCCAATCAACCGCAATCCACGTGTCTTCGCCCCTGTCTAGGCTTGTGTCTTTGCGATCATCTAACATAAAAATACGCCTGTCCTTTCATAATCTGAACAATAGTGCTTAAAATGAAACCGTTTAGTACAGACGCTTACCAGTTGAAGTTTCAAAGTAAAGAACATCTTTTTCGTCAAAAGAAACGCCGGCGCTATCACCAAGTTTGACATTCGCTCGACCGTTCTTTTCTGCGATGATCTTTTCTCCCGACTGGGTCGATAGATAGATAAACGATACGCCGCCAAGTTCTTCAACGAGATCAACGCTTAAGTTACCTGGCTTGTCAGTAGTTTCAATGTGCTCTGGACGTATACCTATTGTAACAGACCCATCAGCGATGGCATCTTTAAACTTTGGAGACAGTTTAGCTCCAGCTAATGCTTCCGCTGTTACACTTCCAGCTTTCAGTTCACCGCTAACAAAATTCATTGCAGGTGAACCTATAAAACCGGCCACAAACTGGTTGCAAGGATTTTCGTAGAGTTCAAGCGGTGCACCAACTTGCTCAATAAGACCATCACGCAAAACAACAATTTTATCAGCAAGCGTCATCGCTTCAACCTGATCATGGGTCACATAAATCATGGTTGTACCAAGTTCACGATGAAGGCGGGCAATTTCGACGCGCATCTCGAGCCGAAGCTCGGCATCCAGGTTTGACAAAGGCTCATCAAATAAAAATACTTCCGGTCCACGAACAATTGCGCGACCAATGGCTACTCTTTGTCTTTGACCACCAGACATCGCTTTTGGTTTACGGTCCATATATTCTTCAAGCTTCAAGATCGCCGCCGCTTTTGCCACTTTCTCATCAATGACATCCTTAGGCACTTTATTCATACGAAGACCAAAGCCCATATTTTCTGCCACGGTCATATGCGGATAAAGTGCATATGTTTGGAAAACCATGGCAATGCCACGCTCTGCGGGATCAGCATGTGTAACGTCGTTACCGCCGATATCGATTTGACCGCCTGTTGTTTCTTCCAGGCCAGCAATCATTCTAAGAAGTGTTGATTTACCACAACCAGACGGGCCGACAAAAACCACAAATTCACCATCATCAATATCTAAATCGACACCGTGTATGACTTCTACTTTGCCGTACTTTTTAATAATATTTGAAAGCTTAAGACCAGACATGCAGGGCTCCTTAGTGGTTTTAGTTGTGCTCCGGAAAACGCCATGTTTCCGAGGCCGTAGCAATTTGTTTCGCGCATTCAAGAACACGCGGCGCAAGTTTCTCCATCTCATCAAGTGATGATCTATGGGTTGAGTTCGTAACGGAAATGGCACCTAAAACATGGTTTTTCACGCTCAGTATTGGAACGGCAATACAGATAATACCCAACTCGTGCTCCTCCCTATCGAACGAAATTCCAGATTTTCTGATTTCGGATAGATGAGCGATCAGTGCATCTGCATTATCTAGTGTATTTGCCGTAAATTTGTGGAAGGATTGTTGCTGAAGTGCTTGTTGCAGTTCTTCTTCTTCTAGATACGCAAGCATAGCCTTGCCAACACCTGTGCAATAACCCGGCCCAACTTTGCCAGATTCAGAATACATTTCAATCGGATTTGCAGGGTTACGCTTATCCACATAAAGCACCTGCCCAGCATCAAGTTGTGCTAAATGAACTGTCATCTGTACGTCTTGAGCAAGTTCTTTGACAAACGGGCGTGCGATTGGAGCAAGTGAACTTTGGCGCCATGCAGCATGGGCAAGCCTAATCAGGCGTACGCCCAAACTATAGGTTTGCGTGTGCTTATCAAAGGATAACATGCCTTGATTGGTTAGTGTCTGAAGAAACCTATAAAGTGTCGCTTTAGGATATTCGCTATTTTCTAATAGCTCCCCAAACCTAACAGGCCGCCCCATAGACGCAACTTGGTCTAAAGCAGCCAGTGCCTTTCCAACAGTCCCATCTCCAACATTTGCCTGCGCCATTTCTGTCATCCCTCCCCCATCGCCGTTACCTAGCGATAAATATTATTGACAACCCTACCGCAAACGATTTAAGATTTCAATATTCAAAATTATGTTTCATTATTTGGAACAAAGGGAGAGAGAAATGAATTCAATTTTAAAATCAGGTATTGTGGGATTGTTTGCGACATCTATGTTGTCGACAGCCGCGATGGCCGGTGATCTCGTCATTAACTTTGATGACTTGAACCCAGCACCAAAAGCGGCTTTCGAAGCAGCTGTAGAAGCTTTTAAAGCTGCAAATCCAGATATCAATGTGACTGTAAACAACACAGACCGTGAAGCTCACAAATCAGCGATCCGTAACTTTTTGACCAACGATGCGCCTGATATCACATCATGGTACCCGGGCAACCGAATGGCTCCGTTTGTTGATGCTGGCCTTTTTGAAGATATCTCTGACCTATGGGCATCGGATGCAAATCTATCTTCAAAATTTGAAGCCATTAAACCGACCATGACGCGTGATGGTAAGCAATGGGGTGTTCCATACACATATTACCAATGGGGCGTTTATTACCGCAAAGACATCTTTGATAAGCTTAATCTTTCAGAACCATCAAACTGGGGCGAAATGCTTCAGGCTTGCGGCACGATGAAAGACGCTGGGGTTACACCATTTACAATTGGTACAAAATTCCTTTGGACTGCCGCAGGTGTATTCGATTACATCAATCTTCGCACCAATGGCTATGAAGTGCACAATGCATTGACCGCAGGTGAAATCAAATACACAGATGACCGGATTAAGAAAACTTTTGCTAACTGGGCAGAAATGATCGACAAATGTACACCTGTTAAAAACCATGCAACGATGTCTTGGCAAGATGCGATTGCACCTTTTGCAAATGGCGATGCAGCAATGTACGTCATGGGCAACTTCTCAGTATCCAGCTATAAAGATGCTGGTTTGACGGATGATCAAATCGATTTCTTCCAATTTCCAGAAATCACACCTGGGTTAGCTCGTGCTGAGGAAGCTCCTGCGGATGCGCTGTTCATTCCAGCAAATGCCAAGAACAAAGAAGACGCGAAGAAGTTCTTGTCTTTCATTGCAACGCCACAAATTCAGGGCGAATGGAATAAAACTCTTGGTCAACTTCCACCAAACTCAGATGCAGAAATCAACAAAGATGACAAATTCATTGTTGAAGGCTTTGAAACAGTATCAACGGCTTCTGGTCTAGCTCAATTCTATGACCGTGACGCACCGGCTGCAATGGCAAAGGCCGGTATGGAAGGCTTCCAAAAGTTCATGCTTGATCCAAGCAAGGTTGATGAAATTTTGGCTGATCTCGATAAAGTTCAGGCTGAAGTTTACAAATAGGTTCGTTAAAAATCTGTAGGGTCGGCTATTGCCGGCCCTCTTCTCCAACACTGACCACATTTCATATCGTTAGACACTTGCCTCTAATGATATAAAATTTGATCATAGGATTAAGTTGAAGGCTAATGATCTGAGTTTTGATCAATGCCTTGTGGAGGGACCAATGGCGTTAGACACTTCAATGCAGATAAATCGAACAGATTCCAACATGCCACTGGTAGTGGTTTGTGTACTTTTTGCTGTCGCGGCACTTGTTGCTATGTATAACATCAATATTGACAGCGTTATGTCCACATTTAACTACGAAAAACGTACTTTGGCCCGCGTCCCCGCATTTTTAATCCGGGTTACGCTTCTGGTCGTTGCGTTAATTGCTTTGTTTATTGCGATCACCAATTCAGCCATTTACAAACGGAACAAGATTGCATTTTCACCCTGGATATTCTTATCAGTCGGTCTTGTGTTTTTCTCTGTCTACGTCATCATCCCGATTTTTCAGTCAATCTCCTATTCTTTCACTCGTTGGGATGGTCTTTATGACATCAACGGCGTTTGGACTGGTGAATGGATTGGCTTGCATAACTATGTCGTGCTTTGGGATGATCCAAAATTCTGGACGTCACTTTGGAACAACTTTCTTTGGCTTGGGTTATTCATGCTTGCTGTTCCAATTGGTCTTGCTCTTGCATTATTCTTGAACCAAACCGTTCGTGGTATCCGGATTTATAAATCCCTCTTCTTTTTCCCATTTGTAATCTCGCAAGTTGTTGTCGGGCTAATATTTGCTTGGGCATATAATCCTGAATTTGGCCTCCTGGCTGAAGCATGGGGCATATTCTTCTGCGAAGACAAAACAAATATCATGGGAAATCTTACGACTGTTTGCTCCATCGATCCACCATCCATTTTAGGCGACGAGGACTATGCAACATACGGGATTATTGCGGCTGGTCTGTGGCCCCAAATAGCCTACTGCATGATTTTATATCTAACGGGCCTTAACAATGTAGCCCACGATCAAATCGAGGCAGCCCGCTTAGATAATGCCAAGGGTTGGAACATGCTACGTTTCATTATATGGCCCCAACTGCAGCCTGCGACATTCATCGCTGTGGTTGTAACTGTTGTCGGGGCGCTTCGTTCATTTGATATGGTTGCGACAATGACCCAAGGCGGCCCGTTTGGATCAACGAATGTTCTATCTTATTATATGTTCGACCAAGCTGTAGGCGAAGGTGTTGGCCGTTACGGCTATGGCTCATCAATTGCAACGGTTCTATTTGCGATCATGCTCGTTTTCATAAGCGGCTTTCTCTACAGAATGTATCAAGATGAAAGGGAGGGCAGATAAATGTTTCCTTCTCCAATTGAAAAATCATCCGCTAGAATGCAACTAGCCTACAAAACAATTCTTCCATTCTCGCTTCTTATTTGGCTTTTGCCAATTCTCGCGATCTTTATGACGTCTATTCGTTCGTCAAAGGACATCAATACTGGTAACGTCTTTGGTGTTCCGAGTGAATTCAATTTCATTGAAAACTACACTCAAGTTCTGACGCATCCAGATGCATTGAATTTCATGGTCAATACGTTCATTATTACTATACCAACTGTGGTTGTATCAGTGGCGCTTGCTTGCATTACCGGTTATGCGCTTGCAACCTACAAATTCCGCTGGGCGCTGCCGCTATTTTTCATTTTTGTCGCGGGCAATTTTGTGCCATTTCAGATATTAATGCTGCCGGTTATTGACCTATCAAACAGCTTAGAAATCTACAATACAGTGCCTGGTCTCGTACTTTTTCATGCTGCATTCCAGACAGGTTTCTGCACACTCTTCATGCGTAATTTCATGAAAGCCCTACCTTTTGACTTGATTGAATCTGCGCGCATTGAAGGCGTCGGTGAGTTCAAGATTTTCTGGTATGTGGTCGTGCCATTAGTAAAACCGGCTATTGCAGCCTTGGCCGTTTTGATCTTCACATTTATCTGGAATGACTTCTTCTGGGCAACTGTGATGATCCAAGACGAGGCCAGCTTGCCGATTACCGTGGGTGTTCGTTCGTTAAACGGCGAATTTGTGCAACAATGGCAATTAATTTCTGCAGCATCCTTATTGGCAGCTGCTCCTCCTGTGCTTATGTTCTTCCTGATGCAAAAGCACTTTATTGCTGGCCTTACATTAGGAGCCGTCAAATAATGAAGACATGGCGTCTTAACACGCCACGTCAGAGCATAGTTTTTAAGCAGGGTGAGAAGCAGCAGCTTCCCTCTGTGTGCTACTGGGGTGCGCCTTTACCAGAAACTGAAGACCTAACCCAACTTGCATTATCCACGAATATGGATGTCGCAGGTGGTATGCTGGATGCAGTGCCTGATATTACATTATCACCAAAAATCACGACAACATTTCAAGGCCAGTATGGCAATATCTTCAGGCGTCCTGATGGTGCCAGCTTGTGTCCCGACTTCACGCATACTGACGTAAATGTTTCGAAAGATAAGTTAGTATTTGTCTGCAAAGCGGCCAGTGATGACATATCAATTCGTTTTGAAATTACTGCGCATCAAAGCTCTGACATACTGGAAATGCAGACCCGTGTAGATAGTAAGGAACCTATCTTTATCGATTGGTTATCCGCACCGGTTCTACCGGCTCCACAGAATTCGACCAATACGATAGAAATCTCTGGCCGTTGGTGTCGCGAATTTCAAATGAAAGAGGTTCCCTGGGTATCTGGCGCAAGGCTACGCGAAACCCCGTCAGGTCGATCAGGGCATGAATCCTATCCAGGCGTTCTGATCCCCGAAACAGGCACCACAAATTCTAAAGGTGGGTGTTTTGGCTTGCATTACGGTTGGTCCGGCGGACACCGCATGATCACCGAAGAGCTGCAAGATGGGCGTCGGCAAATTCAATTTGGCCATTCTTCAGATGCTAATAATTGCCCAACAACACACAAGAAAACAGCATCGCTATTTGCATGTTATTCTGGTGATGGACTAAACGGTATTGCACATAGTTTTCAAAAACATGCGCGAGAGGAAATCCTCCCATTTAAAGCCGCAACCCGCCCTCGCCTTGTACATTACAATTGTTGGGAAGCGGTCTATTTTGATCATAAGTTAGATGAATTGAAGGAAATAGCGGAACACGCTCAGACGCTTGGCGCGGAGCGATTTGTTCTTGATGATGGTTGGTTTGGTTCGCCTACAAAAGGACGCAACGATGATACATCGAGTCTAGGTGATTGGAATATTGATCGAAGTAAATATCCAGATGGCCTTACTCCGCTTATCGATCACATCAATGATCTTGGGATGGAATTTGGCCTTTGGTTCGAGCCTGAGATGATTAATCCTGACAGTGATCTTTACCGTGCACATCCAGACTGGATTTTGGGTGATCATAATCAATTACTCGGCAGGCAGCAGATGGTGCTCAATCTCGACAAGGCTGAGGTGAGTGATTACTTATTTGAGAAGGTAAGCGCAATATTAAGCTCTCATAAAATCACTTATGTGAAGTGGGATCACAATCGTGTTCTACCCTATACAAGCTCTAAGCAAACAGATGGGTTTTATGCTCTGTTAGCTCGTTTACGGCAAATACACCCGGATGTTGAGTTTGAATCTTGCGCATCTGGCGGTGGGCGAATAGATTTTGGTGTATTGCAACATTGCCAGCGCGTGTGGTTATCTGACAGCAATGATGCGCTTGAACGTTTCGAGATTCAAAATAATGCTGCAATGTGGCTTCCGAATGATGCGGTGGGTTCTCATGTCGGACCGCGCCTATGTCATACATCTGCACGCATTTTGCCGATGTCTTTCAGAGCATGGGTTGCTGCCAGTCGTCATATGGGTTTTGAAATGGACCCGCGCGAACTCACCGACGATGAAACGCGCATCCTAAAGGATGTAACATCTTGGTATCGCGAGAACCGGGTCTGGATGCATCAAGGTTTTACGCATCGTCTTGACACGAGTGATCAATCGCAGATCGCTGAAATATGTATATCAGAAAACGGTGATCGCTTCGTCGTATTTGTTGGGCAGATGAGAACAACCGATGCTATTTTCGCGCGACCCACTGCACTTACTGGCCTTGATCCAAATGCTCGATACAAGCTATCTTTACGAAACCCGGAAGATGCTCACCGTACGAGCCGTGGCCAAGTCGCTTTAAGAGATGGGCCGCTTGAATTATCAGGCCAAAGCCTGATGCATATGGGCATACGATTACCATTAGCTTTCCCCGCAACGATGTGGGTTGTTGAAGGACAGAAAATTTTATGAAACCGACAATAGGCACCTGTTATTATCCTGAACATTGGGATGAAAAAATTTGGCGTGATGATGCGGCACGTATGCGTGATGCAGGCATTGACTGGGTTCGCATTGGCGAGTTTGCATGGAGCCGGATCGAGCCAAAAGAAGGCCAATTAGATTGGGGTTGGCTAGATCGCGCAGTCAATATTCTGAGCGATGCAAACCTGAAAATCATCATGGGAACACCAACGGCGACACCGCCAAATTGGGTTATTGAAAAGTACCCCGATATGATTGCCATGGATCAAAATGGTCAGCCGCGCAAATTTGGTTCACGTCGCCATTATTGCTTCTCTCATCAAGGTTATAAACAACAATGCGCAAATATCGTAACTTTGATGGCGGAGCGTTATGGAAAACATCCTGCGGTGCAAGCTTGGCAGACCGATAATGAATATGGATGCCACGAAACAACGCTATCTTTCGGTCCATCTGCACGCGACGAATTTCGGAATTGGCTTGCACAAAAGTACCAATCACCTGAGGCTTTAAACCGGGCATGGGGTAATATTTTCTGGTCGATGGAATATGATGATTTTAATCAGATTGATGTTCCGAACCTTACAGTAACAGAACCAAACCCATCGCATGTTATGGATTTTCGCCGTTTTTCGTCAGATCAAGTTGTAGCATTCAATAAGTTGCAGGCTGATATTTTGCGTCGATATACTGATATGCCGCTTGTTCATAATTATATGGGAAAGGTCACCGGCTTTGATCATTTTGATATTGGCGCAGATTTAGATATTGCCAGTTGGGACAGCTATCCACTTGGTTTCCTTGAAATGATCATTAAGGCTAGTGAAGAACACAAAGCTGAATATTATCAGCAAGGTGACCCTGATTTCCAGGCTTTTCATCATGACCTGTACCGCAATGTGGGAAATGGCCGCTTATGGGTCATGGAACAACAGCCTGGGCCGGTGAACTGGGCGCATTTTAATCCAGCACCCCTTAATGGTATGGTTCGCTTATGGAGTTTGGAAGCTATTGCCCATGGTGCCGAATCCGTTAATTATTTTCGATGGCGGCAAGCGCCATTTGCCCAAGAGCAAATGCATGCAGGCCTTTTGCGACCCGACCATAAGGACGCGCAAGGCCTTGTAGAAGCTAAACAAGTCAAGGATGATATCGAAGCGTTTGGTGATGTTACTCAGATACAAGCACCCGTTGCATTGATCTTTGACTACCCATCCCAATGGGCAAGTGAGGTTCAACCGCAAGGCGCGAGTTTTGATTACTTCCAACTGCTGTTTAATTGCTATAAAAGTCTGCGCGCTATGGGCGTAGATGTAGATATCATCAGCGGGAATGGACCCAAATTAGAGGGCTATAAACTCGTCCTACTCCCAGGATTATTCACTCTTGATGATGATTTGAAGCACTCATTAAATACATTTGATGGCTTGGTTCTCGCAGGCCCTCGTTTCAATTCGAAAACCAAAGATTTTCAAATTCCGCAAAACCTTGCACCTGATCTAGATCAGTTGGATATAACTGTTTCGCGCGTCGAAACACTGCGTTCGAATGTCGACCGCAAACTCAAAAACGGCGGCAAAGCCATAAATTGGGTGGAAGAAATTGAGACCAGCGAAGATGTCATCGAGAAAACAGCAGATGGCGCTCCCATCTTAATTCGTAAAAATAACTTGTTATACCTTGCGGCTTGGCTTGATGACGAAGCACTTAAACTAACCTTTAAAAGAATTCTTTCTGAACTGGATATTGAGACACTCGAACTACCAACTGGGGTTCGCCTAAAGCGCACGCGCGACCATACTTTTTTCTTTAATTACTCGAAAAATGAACAGGTCCTTGATGATATCGTGTTGTCGGCAGCGGGCGCTACGTGGATCGAACACTAGAGAAGTTCGTCTACGCGCGCTTTCAACGCAGGCAAAATCTCGATCTCAAACCATGGATTTGTCTTTAACCAACGGTTGTTTCGCGGACTAGGGTGCGGCAAAGGCAACATGTTTGGCATATAATTCTGCCACATAGACACACGTTTTGTAAGCGTCATTTTTTGACCATCATTAATATGCCAATCAAGCGCGTATTGACCTATGACCAATGTAAGTTCGACATTCTTCAGTTCTGCAAGCAGCTTTTCACGCCATGTTTCAG
Protein-coding regions in this window:
- a CDS encoding IclR family transcriptional regulator, translating into MTEMAQANVGDGTVGKALAALDQVASMGRPVRFGELLENSEYPKATLYRFLQTLTNQGMLSFDKHTQTYSLGVRLIRLAHAAWRQSSLAPIARPFVKELAQDVQMTVHLAQLDAGQVLYVDKRNPANPIEMYSESGKVGPGYCTGVGKAMLAYLEEEELQQALQQQSFHKFTANTLDNADALIAHLSEIRKSGISFDREEHELGIICIAVPILSVKNHVLGAISVTNSTHRSSLDEMEKLAPRVLECAKQIATASETWRFPEHN
- the ugpC gene encoding sn-glycerol-3-phosphate ABC transporter ATP-binding protein UgpC, translated to MSGLKLSNIIKKYGKVEVIHGVDLDIDDGEFVVFVGPSGCGKSTLLRMIAGLEETTGGQIDIGGNDVTHADPAERGIAMVFQTYALYPHMTVAENMGFGLRMNKVPKDVIDEKVAKAAAILKLEEYMDRKPKAMSGGQRQRVAIGRAIVRGPEVFLFDEPLSNLDAELRLEMRVEIARLHRELGTTMIYVTHDQVEAMTLADKIVVLRDGLIEQVGAPLELYENPCNQFVAGFIGSPAMNFVSGELKAGSVTAEALAGAKLSPKFKDAIADGSVTIGIRPEHIETTDKPGNLSVDLVEELGGVSFIYLSTQSGEKIIAEKNGRANVKLGDSAGVSFDEKDVLYFETSTGKRLY
- a CDS encoding TRAP transporter large permease subunit translates to MAAEEPNPEDLEIADELIAERRAEEPGETPEDMTSWQRPITAVIDVINHRAGQLIALMLVPLIAIVVWEVFSRNGDSILTNAGLGWISDALGLGPTLIAYDMSRMIAGVLWMAGAGYGLMRGVHIRADFLYRNWSDKTQATVDASLYLLFFIPSMIFFTWVASEFWWKAFINGETNQVDSAWGPLLWPARIAMPIGGALLLLQGLPEIFRAFHKMGKERERIFVRLLPIYLIGLVWLVLAVFEPQMVPGGEWFEALTKAKSSLDKPIIGLIMLAAMLFVIFIGFPIAFTLVFLAFVFGIWGDSFLKTTFIFTLQTNSSMLNDQLMAVPLFVLMGIVMESAGLMERLFSSIQMIMSRVRGALFIAVLIVSTIFAAATGIVGASVTMLGIMAGATMSRAGYDVKLAAGTITAGGTLGILIPPSIMLIVLGPVLEVSTLDLFRAAFVPGAMLAALYLLYTLGRCWLNPSLGPILSEEDQPETSKFYGAEVALICLGVLTICRVFGLGIGGTFSVIPFGGLLALLIVLAVAYQAYRKLPILRIALPVAVLFHLYMVFANRGDDGSLSVMSIVMAAFILLLAFLGRHIYGQEAEEKFYFAPLWDEFFAGLMPPTILISFALGSILLGFATPAEAAAMGAFGAILLSIGYRKFTIKGFFDSMIKTLELTVLIMFLVAASNFFGAQFSSLGTPQLLTDILLGTDLSPYIMLLLVMALIFLLGWPLEWVPIVLIVVPILLPVVQALDLHGLDRYDLMVWFGILVAVNLQTAWLSPPVALSAYFLKGVVPNWDLKDIYLGMMQFMLVQLTGLVLLLIFPQLVLWLPAWMSQ
- a CDS encoding 2-dehydro-3-deoxygalactonokinase, translated to MLDDRKDTSLDRGEDTWIAVDWGTSNLRVWLMSYRQVVDAKTADTGMSSLEPCEFEAALLELISDWLDDHSGTRMQIVACGMVGARQGWIEAPYVQVPCNPVASKIVQPKTHDQRLDVNILSGLSQMDPPDVMRGEETQIAGFISGREDVSGILCMPGTHSKWICLNRGMVEQFTTALTGELYSLICEHSVLKTLTDKKSADADEFAKGIARAVHAPDMVLNSIFSLRARAVLQGANQIETAAFLSGLLIGSEIVSIMKNMPSGKLYLLGAGKLGELYSQALHILGHDFEKINVTELTLKGLIQARETLTKVK
- a CDS encoding 2-dehydro-3-deoxy-6-phosphogalactonate aldolase, encoding MSRNLIAILRGVENHEVLEICQELVAIGFNKIEVPLNSPNALKSIEILSNAFDDDIMIGAGTVLSADDVLNVKKAGGTLIVSPDCNPDVIDATIANGMESWPGVATATEAFTAIRHGATGLKLFPGFALKPEGLSALKAVLPKHVPVYAVGGAGPSNFAEWVKAGASGFGLGSALYQAGLSAGEVAARGKDILEAYDKAFQN